AGGGAGATGCCCGCGAGCCACCCGAGCACGGCGGGCACGACTTTCGGCGGGGCCTGCCAGATGAAGCGCGCGGACCGGATGAGCCAGAGCAACAGCAGCGGGCCCACAACCATGGTCCAGCGCCAATCGCCGCCGCCCGTGAACAGGAGCACGGTGAAAGGGAGAAAGATCATGGCCACCGCAAGCCAGCGGCGGAAGCCAAGCCGGCCCGCCGCTTCTTTCTGCGCGACAACGGTCAGCCCGATGATGTAGAGAGCGATCAAGCCGCCGAAAAGCGCCACCCCGGCGATGGAATCCAGCCGCGATCCGGCGGCGATTGCGGCCGCCAGCGCATAGACCAGCGCGCGGCACAGGCCCATGAACACGAGGGAGGCGTTCCAGCGCTTGTGGAGCACATCGTAGGCCACAATGGCGCCGATCAGCGCCAGGGCGACGTAGCGGGCCCCGGGCGCAAAGACGAGCGTCAGAATGAGGCCCGATCCGAAGCACATGAACGTGAAGCGCGTGACCTCGCGAACGGAAAGCGCGCCGGACGGAATGGGGCGTCCGGGCCGCTCGCTTGCGTCGATGTGGCGGTCGAGCAGGTCGTTCAGGGCCATGCCGCCGATATAGAAAAGCGCCGAGATCACCGCCGCCAGCAGGGCCTTGGGCCACTCTAGCGCGCCACCGCCCGCCGCAAGCGCAAATCCTACAAGCACATTGGAAAACACCGTGGGCAGGTTGGAAATGCGCGAAAGTTGCAGATACGCCTTGAGCTTTGACGGCATTCAGATTCTTTCTATGAATGAGTGAGGTGGAATAACATTAGATACTAGGTTTTTAGCCACAAAGCGCACAAAGAACACAAAGAAAAAGGGAGCGGAAGCGCTGCAAGCCTTCGTTCCGTTGAGGAGTCACCCGTGAAAGGTGGCATCCCAGAGCATCCTCACGCAACGGCGAAAAAGGGTTCGATAGGTTTTTTGAAAGCGCCCTGCAATGCATCGGCAATATCAAAATGACACCCGATACTTTTTGTGCTCTTTGTGTACTTTGTGGCTAAAGAATAGGCTTCCGCGCCGCTTCGGTTCTACGTTCTACTGCCGTCCGACGCATCCAGCACCCACTGCATCTC
This sequence is a window from Candidatus Hydrogenedentota bacterium. Protein-coding genes within it:
- a CDS encoding UbiA family prenyltransferase, which produces MPSKLKAYLQLSRISNLPTVFSNVLVGFALAAGGGALEWPKALLAAVISALFYIGGMALNDLLDRHIDASERPGRPIPSGALSVREVTRFTFMCFGSGLILTLVFAPGARYVALALIGAIVAYDVLHKRWNASLVFMGLCRALVYALAAAIAAGSRLDSIAGVALFGGLIALYIIGLTVVAQKEAAGRLGFRRWLAVAMIFLPFTVLLFTGGGDWRWTMVVGPLLLLWLIRSARFIWQAPPKVVPAVLGWLAGISLLDAFFLTLTPFPGLSLAALACFAVTVWGHRRIAGT